AGCCCTGTTTTCTCAAATGTTCATGGGCTGCTAATCACATGTTTGCGTATTAGCATATTAGCTCAACTGCCTTTCACCAGGCTGCCTAATCACCTTGTCTTAAGCCCTGTGTTGTAGCAGCTCACCACTTTATGGTACAATGCTGCCTTACAGGATCTCCACACCTCTTTACCTTACCTCAAGCTGACTCCCCTGTGCTTGTTCTCAGCTATTTTACGGAAGTGAGCAGAGGTAATAGGACACCTGTGGTGCCTGGCTCTGCAGGTCCCCTCCCTTCCTGGGAGGGACCTGAGGGGAGGCGTCCCCGGACTGGGTAAACCAGTgaaacgcttttttttttttcctccaaccTGAGGGGATTTTCTCACACACCAGCACACAAGTGATCCTGTAAACTGAGACCGACACACGCAGAAGAAGACAGACTCAGGCTTGAAGCACTGTTTAGTCATGGATTCCAGACTGCACACCGGCACATAGAGAAGTACAGCCAACAACTTTACGGACAATACCTCTCAGACTGTCAAGAAGAGTTGGAAATGTTTTTTGTGATTGGCGGATGAACTCTGTTCTCCTGCTGTACAAGAGAGATTACAACAGGACAGGCTTTCACCATCCTGCAGATTGACTTTATTTGCTGTGTCATGGAAGTCTTGCTCGCCGGGAGGAGACTAAACACTACCACTGGCAACATACAGCCAGTAGTCTTTATGTGATATTGTGAAAGTCCACCATATGCGACTTGTTTGTGTGTCATTAAGCAGGATTACAGATTAGTTTTGTTGTAAATTGTGGCCTCCAGGAGAAGGTAAGAGAAGCGGGGGAGCTTTGTCCACACAAAGGCCTTTTGTTCCCTGCTGTACTTGTGGAATAGGAGCAAGTTGGACAACTGGCACTGAGGAGATGAACCTTTTGGGAGATTTTTAATAGACGCTGGAACTGCTATCTGTTCTGGTTTACCTCTGTTTGCTCTTAGCTGGAGTGACACTGAGTAAAAATGGACTGTGCAAGTAATAACTCGGATGAACAGGGGAAGCTGCCCACAAGTTCTATCTTGAATGTCTTCAGCAATATCTTCACACGGGATCGGGGCACCTCTTCAGATATGAATCCAGCCGTGTTGACGTCTTTCAAAGAGCTGTCAGATGGAGAGACCAGCGTAGATGGAAGTAGTCAAATTAAGAGGGAGGAAAACCTGGAAGGAAGGCTATATGTGCTTCAGGATAATGTGACTGTTCCGTGTGATTCAACACAAAAAGCTGAATCAGCCATGAAGAATTCTAGTGAACAAGTTAACGTGGAACTTGAAGCTGCAGTTGACCCTGATCTGGTACAGGTCACAAGAGTGGATACATATAGTGACACAGAAATTGAGGATGATGAAGTGGCCGATAGTCTGTCGGAGAAATGTGTTGATTCCAGTCGGTCTGTTCCATCTTCCGGGGACAATGACGCAGTGAAAGATGGAAATGGAGATGAGCCAAAAGTGCCTGTCTTTAGAACACACAAATTTCAAGAAAAATCGCGCGTAGAGGCTATTTTATTTTCTAGTAGATTTGTCAGTAGAGGTAAGCCAGCTCTGGTCTCTTCAGTGTCAAAACAGGAAGATCTTGGTAGTTCAAAGGAAAGTACTCCCACAGCGTCTGTGGTTACAGAGACATTACCTGCTGAGAAGAGTGCTAGGCTGGACTTGGCATCAAATGAGAATGATGAGTATGCTGGCAGAGATTGTTTTCAGCCAGTTCCCTCAGTCATCTCTGGGCCTGTTATTTCGGAGTCTCCTGGCCATAACAGTGACGTGGCCTCTCCATTAAAACAGACGCAAAATGAGGAGATACATGAGCAAAGAGATGGGAATGGACCTGAGGAGCCCAACTCCATCCAGTTGTCCTCTTCTGCTTCTTCCAACCAAAAGTCTCCTGAAATCTCAAACCAATCATCATCCAATCCAGAGGAGCAAACGGACACTGCAGGTTTGACACTTTCAAAGTCTGAGATACTCACATCTACGTTATCCGCACCCGAAGAGTCCACAAGTGACAGACAGCCACCTGCTAGCCCTGCTGCACAATGCCGAACCGATCCAAACACACCAGAATCAAGTACAGCACCACCAGCTTCATCTGCTGCCACCCCCTCCACCTCTTCCAACTCATCTCCATCTAAGGGCACAACAACACTCTCATCACCTCCATCCTTCCAGATGCCAGCTCTCTTCAGCGGTTTGCGGGTGCTGAAGAAAGGAGCGGTTGGGGAAGACAGGGAGATGGTTTCAGAGATCAAGCAGAGGGAGAAGGATGCTGAACTGGCCCTGCTCAGCCTTAAGAAGTCAGTAAACAAAGCCAGGCTCTTTCCCGAGCAGAAGACAACCTCTCCTGTCAAAAAGCACTCTGAACTTAAACCCGCTGCAGAGTCTAAAAGAACTGTGGTGGGACAACACACAGAGCCGCTCAGCCCAGACAACCGTGATGAtactaaaaggtcaaatgagCAGGAGGGCGATAATGTTCATGGCGAAAAAGAGTTTGAGAATGGAGAAAGGGTTGCAGGAGAGAAAACGTCAGGCTCTAAAAGTCCCGCATGCCCaactgagaaaaagaaaacctcTGACCTGGCCTATGAAACTTTCAGGAGCATTTTTGGCCCCAAGACTGTGAAAAAGGAGAAGACAGAAGATATTGATATAGAggcagtgaaaaagaaaatcaagaaTGACAAGGAAAATCTGCGGTCCATTTTTGAAAGAACCTCCAGATCTCCGAGCAAGGATTTCACAAGTCCCGCGGAGACCAGTGTATGCAGCCGCTACATTTAAAATCTCAGTGCCACATATTCACATTTATATTTGCCTGGTGCCTTGTATTTACAACAGAGAGGTGAATGATCAGAGTTTTCTCACGCGTTTtctccctacagtcagaggttACGTCCCCTACAGACAGCGAGGACCGGACTCCAGGACGCCTTCAGGCTGTGTGGCCCCCTCCCAAACCTaaggatgaggaggagaaggTGGGCCTCAAGTACACAGAGGCAGGTAAGAACTTCGAGCTGGTAGGTTTAGACATTGTGTTGGTTTATATTTAAGGGAATGCTGTAAAAAGGACCATGACAGTAAGGCTTCCATGGATACACTACCCACTGATTGGTTTTGTGGATAGCAGCCAGCAGAGCTACAATATAACCATTTAAAAGAATCTCTTGTTTGGGATAAGTGTCATCATTAAACCACAGAAACAAAAGTAGAGCCACCATTATCTAATTCTTGAGCACTCACATTTTAAATGTCTGAGACGGCTAAGTAAGAGCAGCATGCCGCAAACATCTTTAAAATCCATTATGACTTTTATGTGGTTCATGGCACAACAGTGAAGCCTGTGTCTGCGTTAGTGGGATAAACCTTTTAATGGAATTGGTTTCTTCAGCCCATCTAGTACTCTAAAGGTGTAATGACACACAAATAGACTAAAAGCACACATGGTTGATTAAGTTACAAAGTAAAAAGCTTTCTTTCAGGCTCAAGGTTCGGTGAATCTATCAGGAGAATAGATAGATAAGAGCTGATGGGGTTTATTACAGTAATCTGTGCTCCATGTTCCAGCTGTGTTCTTGTTAAAGAGAATAGAGTTTGGAATGTGAGAAGTTGAGAAAAAGTCCAGAGGATGTCCCATATAGATAAAAGCAAGATATGTGCACATTTACCATATACATACCCTTGAAATATTTGTCTCTTGACTCACACATTTATGATTCTAGTCTTTAGTGTGCATTAAATTGCATTTAAAGCATGCATTTATCAAGAACTGTTTGTTAAAGTTCATTTTAAGATGAACCGGATATAGTTACTGACTCAGATTAATCATTACCAGAGCACAATCTTAATCAGCACGTCAAACTGCTTAAATACTCTGTGCTGCTGCATTACTTACGAACAGGATATCACGAAGAAGATGAACCTGTTCTGAATCTTTTTTTACAGTAAATGGAAGCGAACCCTGACAAATGTTGAACTGAGAGACAAATCTGAAGGGCCAAATCCCCTCAAATGTATTGAAAGCTACAGCAGCCAAGAGAGCTCAGCCTACTGCAACTTATGACAACTTTTAATCACATGATTCGGATATTATTTCAGATATGTGTAAACCTAGCTTCAGTCTTATTATAATAGTCCATTTTATGAGCTGATAAAGTTGGCACCAGTCTGTGGTGTATGTTCTCAGAGTTTACTGTAACACTGTGAAAGTTTGATGGATGTTTAATCCTCGCTTTATTTGTACCAACAGATCAgcggtttttgttttgtgttttcacctgacaaaatgtttttctgtcacTTAGTGAAATTGAAACCAGTTGGTTGAGTTGTATCCTTGGAGTGACACACCCTTCTGTTGTATTGTATTGTTTAAAGACTGATTGATGGAATAGCAACAAGTGTACATGTTTTTGCTTCTTTCAGAGCACCAGGCTGCTCTCTTGCAGCTTAAGAGAGAGTGCAAAGAAGATCTGGAGAGGATGCACGTAAGTTGACTGCAACAAAGGTGGATTGAGAACATGTGCATCTGAACAAAAACTGCACCTGTTGTCTCTCAGGAGACAATTTATAGTTCTCCAAACTTGTTGACTCCAAAGATGAGCACTTAAAATTGATGTGACGTATTGAAATGAAACATTACAAgtgcattatttttttatttttttatctgtaaCATTAGTGAGATATCCGAAAACATTTATGAGGCCCTTGTGACTATACAGCACTCTTCACTTGCAGCTGATAGCTGTGGCCACAAGATGGCGCTAAGTAAGCATGAAATGTTCAGATACAAAAGCCACAGTATTGCGAAGTATGTTGAGGGTTTTTTCTTACGGCACAAAAACTTTGCAGATGTTTGTGATGTTGCTACATGGCATCTATAAAAGGTCTTCTGGCGTACTCAGAGAAACTGTCCTCCCACAATAGACGGGTTTAAAAAGAGCCTTTATTTAAtaaaggaggagaggagagaggagatatTGCATCTGAAATTTAGTTGGACCCCGAAAGCACTGAGATTATGATCAGAATGGCACAAATAACATTTCTTTACAATGGAACTAActttattaaagaaaaagagTGGATAATGTCCTGATTTGTAATACTCACGTTTAGCCTTTTTACACCATTTCAGTGTTTGATCATTTAAAATTAATACATCAAAGACAAAGTTATGACAGTTTTGCTTTCAAatgttggaaaaaaagaaacaaaagaattgTTTTTTATTGACTCCAGTTGAAGCATTCATTCAAACTTTGGCTGCTAATGTTCAGCccttaccacacacacacacacacgcacacacagagacagactgtTGATGGATATCTCTCTCATCTCCATCATGACGGCTCTCTCCAAATCCTTCTTAAAGGTGTCAGTGTTCCATTGATCAAAAGCAAACGTTTGGAGCTGTGCTACACAGGTGTCTCCCCTCCGCCAACTTAAGCAAGAATCAAACTTGCCTTTTggaaaagcaaaaagcaaaataaagtaGTTCTGGCAGCGTTACTTAATTTGTAGCACTGATAAATTGCTTTATGGTCCACTGCCTTGAAAAGTCTGACCTCAGACTTGGTTTCTCAGCCGAGTTGGTCTGCTAGAAACCTTTAATTTGATGTCAACCATTTAAAGGGTTTCTGTTTACACTGAGAAACTTGTACCACACTTGGCCCACAACAGAGGTTGGGAACGTGCTTATTTCTAATTCTAAACTGACATGACTTAATAAGGAACATGTGGAAGAtttatttcttctctgtccCAAATCAGAACTTCGCTCTGCATGGATTGTTtgaattgtaaaaatgaaaactgGAGTTACTAGATTTCTCCCTAAGAGTTAGATTAGCCTCAGATTAGCTAAAAATTTGGCTGAAAAGAAttgaaataataatataattgtTACTGTTCAGTGAAGAATCAGTCCCATGGAAGAATAAATAAACACCATAATTGGAGCTCACTCCAAGAAAagcattatccactgccttatACAGCTTTATTATGTGAATTCAAATGACTGAGGTTGTGACACTGGGTATTTATTTTCGATCTGGCATTCTGCTCTTTACAGTCTGACTTTGAGCTTAACATTTTCCAACTGCGAGGGGAGCATGCTGTGTCGATATCAAACCTGGAGGGAGTCATTGCTAAGCTGCAAAGAGACCAGTTATACAGCACTGGTCAGGAGCGTGGTGAGGTCCGTGATGCCGCTGTGTCCACTGCAGATGACCTTTCTCCTAAGACCTGCCGCACTGTGGGCATCCAGACGGACCGGGAGACTTTCATTAAGAGCCCTGAGGGTGATGGAGGTGGCCTCGCTCTCAGCCCCAACCAGAGCCTGCCTAAAAAGCTCAACTTGGACTCAATCGGACTGAATCTAAAAGCTGAAACGACCCCAGGTCCTTCCTGTCCACCCCCAccgcctccccctcctccccctcttccaCCAAGCCTTTCAggaccaccaccaccaccaccccctcctccccctttgCCAGGTCACACTGGAGTGCCgccaccacctcctccaccacctcttCCCCCAGGATGTGGcccaccacctccaccacctCTTCCCCCAGGATGTGGCCCgccacctccaccacctccacctcctccacctggTCTACCTGGAAGTGgaccacctcctcctcccccacctCCAGGCTGCGGccctccacctcctcccccAATGGGGGGGTTCGGCCAGAAAGTAGAAACGGCCCCGCGGAAATCTGCCATTGAGCCTGCTTGTCCCATGAAGCCTCTGTACTGGACCAGGATACAGATACAGGAAAATAagtatgtatacattttatttgcatATATTTGAATACACACTATCGGCATTACagtttttaaacaaatcttCAAGTTAGACAACCTCACAGGTCCTGTTACTAATACACTTCCCCACTCATCTTTTGCCTGTGTAGCTCTAAATAAATGGGTTCAGATAATCTAGCTAAGCCGCTGGTCTGCTGGATCATGGGACTGCTTGAGGTTCTTGCCCTGTTGGACCTTCCTGTGCTGATGTTTCTGTTGTCCAAGATCTTATTTCAGATACAAATGGTGGCTAAAACTAAGTTGTAAAATACCAAACTTTTCTTGCATAATTGTATTTTGTATTCATTATTACAGATAGAAAGTTTACACCTTGACTTACAGTCGTCAGGCTGGTGTAAACT
This region of Odontesthes bonariensis isolate fOdoBon6 chromosome 17, fOdoBon6.hap1, whole genome shotgun sequence genomic DNA includes:
- the LOC142402565 gene encoding formin isoform X1 — encoded protein: MDCASNNSDEQGKLPTSSILNVFSNIFTRDRGTSSDMNPAVLTSFKELSDGETSVDGSSQIKREENLEGRLYVLQDNVTVPCDSTQKAESAMKNSSEQVNVELEAAVDPDLVQVTRVDTYSDTEIEDDEVADSLSEKCVDSSRSVPSSGDNDAVKDGNGDEPKVPVFRTHKFQEKSRVEAILFSSRFVSRGKPALVSSVSKQEDLGSSKESTPTASVVTETLPAEKSARLDLASNENDEYAGRDCFQPVPSVISGPVISESPGHNSDVASPLKQTQNEEIHEQRDGNGPEEPNSIQLSSSASSNQKSPEISNQSSSNPEEQTDTAGLTLSKSEILTSTLSAPEESTSDRQPPASPAAQCRTDPNTPESSTAPPASSAATPSTSSNSSPSKGTTTLSSPPSFQMPALFSGLRVLKKGAVGEDREMVSEIKQREKDAELALLSLKKSVNKARLFPEQKTTSPVKKHSELKPAAESKRTVVGQHTEPLSPDNRDDTKRSNEQEGDNVHGEKEFENGERVAGEKTSGSKSPACPTEKKKTSDLAYETFRSIFGPKTVKKEKTEDIDIEAVKKKIKNDKENLRSIFERTSRSPSKDFTSPAETSSEVTSPTDSEDRTPGRLQAVWPPPKPKDEEEKVGLKYTEAEHQAALLQLKRECKEDLERMHSDFELNIFQLRGEHAVSISNLEGVIAKLQRDQLYSTGQERGEVRDAAVSTADDLSPKTCRTVGIQTDRETFIKSPEGDGGGLALSPNQSLPKKLNLDSIGLNLKAETTPGPSCPPPPPPPPPPLPPSLSGPPPPPPPPPPLPGHTGVPPPPPPPPLPPGCGPPPPPPLPPGCGPPPPPPPPPPPGLPGSGPPPPPPPPGCGPPPPPPMGGFGQKVETAPRKSAIEPACPMKPLYWTRIQIQENNNNTLWGSLKEPDIVNANEFEDLFSKATLQQKKKPLSDTYEKKAKTKKIIKLLDGKRSQAVGILISSLHLEMKDIQQAVLNVDHSVVDLETIEALYENRATSDEMGKITKHYQTSKEDEVKLLDKPEQFLYELSQIPDFAGRAHCIIFQSVFLDIISSIRRKVEIVSNVSKDLLECDSLRDVIGLVLAFGNYMNGGNRTRGQADGFGLEILPKLKDVKSRDNRTNLVDYVVLYYLRNFDKHAGTEKSVFPLPESQDFFQAAQVKFDDLTKDIRKLKRDLTACEKDVQKVCANSSEEHLQPFKEKMEAFISSAQKEHSAEEGRLNAAQKSFQDVASYFGVKPKSGDKEVTPNYVFMLWYEFCNDFKNTWIRQSKNISKERLKEAQENIKKITAEKRVETKKINANSLKERLRQKEAGVSSS